From Theileria orientalis strain Shintoku DNA, chromosome 4, complete genome, the proteins below share one genomic window:
- a CDS encoding superoxide dismutase: MKIRHTSLFLICKSPRFHCLCCVNRLSKEISKSCSNFIKITREKTNIITKTGGVLDSYFEIHNSELFIEPIILDSGSLTVEINIHTLFESLSSTLRSDYIILTINDKEDENLYIKYLDSIYSEIDITLKIPVSILPDCSNKLPEIPFTNYNLNLVKLQTISFLLYSLNRIGNDVVEFEISKRAPSEENLFNKCILTLRSEGAIVNLETKFYEFKVFSSYPSEEEEVIEEVQDETISIFVNTNSLNILLKSIIEANLYNQTKSLIIISIPEDYNISRNVYIIISIINVRFKTKIRNIAGYLIISWKKMKILIVVLVMNRISCYVLNSNFNYFQTIKLNKLFTPKDGFKLNVYDKGTAVNENKVFELMKLPYVMVTEIFTNMDELDPDISKETVEYHYLKHHQGYVNKLNELGKTHRYVFNYTLEELIKMEPKNNSIYNLACQIWNHDFYWLGLDPKGSGRPNLAVEQIINDSFESFSNFKKEFTETAMKHFGSGWVWLLYYKHKPHLRIVDTHDADNPMKLFNTYPLLVLDVWEHAYYIDHRNDRKSYIDKWFNKINWNRVENLLEHNLK, from the exons ATGAAAATAAGGCACACATCGCTATTCCTAATCTGTAAAAGCCCAAGATTCC ATTGTTTGTGTTGTGTAAATAGATTATCTAAGGAAATATCGAAGAGTTGTAgcaattttattaaaataacgAGAGAAAAAACTAACATAATAACGAAGACCGGCGGAGTACTGGATTCATATTTTGAAATACACAAT AGTGAGCTGTTTATTGAGCCAATAATACTGGATAGTGGGTCGTTAACGGTAGAAATTAACATTCACACACTTTTCGAATCGTTAAGCTCAACACTGAGAAGCGACTATATAATACTCACCATCAA CGACAAGGAAGACGAGAATTTGTACATAAAGTATTTGGATTCGATATACTCTGAAATAGATATAACGCTG aaaataCCAGTGTCAATACTACCTGATTGCTCTAATAAATTACCGGAGATCCCATTTACAAACTATAATTTGAATTTGGTGAAGCTTCAAACAATATCGTTCCTATTATACTCACTTAACAGAATAG gAAACGACGTGGTAGAGTTTGAGATCTCAAAGAGAGCACCTTCGGAAGAAAACTTATTCAACAAGTGTATATTAACATTAAGATCag AAGGAGCAATTGTAAATTTGGAAACCAAATTTTACGAATTTAAAGTTTTTTCGTCCTACCCatcagaagaagaggaagtaaTAGAAGAAGTGCAAGACGAAACTATCAGCATATTTGTAAACACCAACTCACTGAATATATTACTCAAG AGCATAATTGAGGCTAACCTGTATAACCAAACGAAATcgttaataataatat CAATACCAGAAGATTACAATATTAGCAGGAACGTGTACATCATTATATCGATAATAAACGTAAGATTTAAAACgaaaataagaaatatAGCTGGATACTT AATTATAAGTTGGAAAAAGATGAAGATATTGATAGTTGTACTAGTGATGAATAGAATTAGTTGTTATGTATTGAACAGTAATTTCAATTACTTTCAAACTATAAAGCTTAATAAACTGTTTACACCGAAAGATGGTTTTAAACTAAATGTTTATGACAAAGGCACAGCAGtgaatgaaaataaagtgTTTGAGTTGATGAAGTTGCCGTATGTAA TGGTGACTGAGATCTTTACA aatATGGATGAGTTGGATCCGGATATATCAAAAGAAACAGTGGAGTACCACTATTTAAAGCACCACCAAGGCTACGTAAATAAGCTAAACG aatTGGGGAAAACGCACAGATACGTGTTTAACTACACGTTGGAAG aattgattaaaatggagcctaaaaacaatagtatatataatctGGCGTGTCAAATATGGAATCACGATTTCTACTGGCTTGGTTTGGATCCAAAGGGCAGCGGAAGGCCGAACCTCGCAGTggaacaaataataaatgacTCCTTCGAAAGCTTCAGTAATTTCAAGAAGGAATTTACAGAAACGGCCATGA AGCACTTTGGAAGCGGCTGGGTATGGCTTCTATATTACAAACATAAGCCACACCTGAGAATAGTGGATACACACGACGCAGATAACCCAATGAAGTTGTTCAACACGTACCCGTTGCTAGTGCTTG ATGTATGGGAACACGCATATTATATAGACCACAGAAACGATAGAAAATCATATATCGATAAATGGTTTAACAAAATCAACTGGAATCGAGTGGAGAATTTGCTTGAACACAATTTGAAGTAA
- a CDS encoding uncharacterized protein (ribosomal protein S5 family protein), whose translation MYTKVNLINIRRIHTGHVKKVLNSNIGALWKVYEKKIGDQRERWDRNNVEVKYEKDKLTRELMAAKRELLGVFSLREATQMLDSNQENEKYNRENVNEARRIYGILRPEAQSFFETGLYGENQPVFTSSSYTLAVTSILNSMTEDLYKLCEYLGIEDGLPERSHTSYKKIFESLENFFKLRRDGNDADEWIKRVWEKLRPHLTEELEEITNEEMSTWLKSHLRRVENNKKSQEKDDNEWYDFTRDILYDSMPYSEKVAIEDKIGYPLEEASEYLSRLLSLLKDGNVENLDELIESLKGLGLKEWFKLKPNEIEERLFGRPEEVPDKLDSKREDKELGYLLIETVSRNMEHLLDIESYSPRSILSTISKNLKTSLFEASENKWLPSQYIKEIIERVCNNRSDEVELKEYVETPLKQMLLSDYKYSQQIGPIIMTKQSNRKNWKWVAPSVDGIFDTNRNMYIRNKSNLDPQMRLDNLKSYIVSRRRMRSMTKEGRVYFIRVVVAIGDGNGYFGMGIGYGNDINSAKNSGIENGLKNMYFIDYDPFESLTTPVQGKEYGSRCVIEGREMSKGVKSNRKFLPLVYLMGLDNVKFKLRGTNSWVTRIRSIRKALEAIMSRRTIGRMLGKRYAEVSAPGDDTIHWSDEWFNPILKEYQSKINKLKRMRFKFSRKNRYKYNILVPSDVKSVVPSYNRRMMNKALKTEKE comes from the exons atgtatacaaaagtaaatttaataaatataagaaGAATACACACAGGGCACGTAAAAAAGGTGCTAAACAGTAACATAGGGGCACTGTGGAAAGTGTACGAAAAGAAGATAGGAGACCAGAGAGAAAGATGGGATAGAAACAATGTAGAAGTGAAGTACGAAAAGGATAAATTAACGAGAGAGCTGATGGCGGCGAAAAGAGAGCTGCTAGGAGTGTTCAGTCTGAGGGAGGCGACACAAATGTTGGATTCCAACCAAGA aaacgAAAAGTACAACAGAGAGAATGTGAACGAAGCGAGGAGAATATATGGAATATTGAGGCCGGAAGCACAGTCGTTCTTCGAA ACAGGATTATACGGGGAGAATCAGCCAGTATTTACATCGTCAAGCTACACATTGGCAGTGACGTCAA TTTTGAATTCAATGACCGAGGACCTGTACAAACTATGCGAGTACTTGGGAATAGAGGATGGGCTACCAGAACGGAGCCACACCTCATACAAAAAGATATTTGAAAGCCTA GAAAACTTTTTTAAGCTAAGGAGAGATGGAAATGACGCAGATGAGTGGATAAAGCGAGTTTGGGAGAAGTTAAGACCACATCTAACAGAAGAACTGGAAGAGATCACAAACGAA GAGATGAGCACATGGCTAAAAAGTCACCTGAGAAGAGtagaaaacaataaaaaatcgCAAGAAAAGGATGATAACGAATG GTACGACTTTACGAGAGACATTCTGTACGACT CAATGCCGTATTCGGAAAAGGTGGCAATAGAAGATAAGATAGGATATCCACTAGAAGAAGCATCAGAGTATCTATCGAGGTTATTGTCACTATTGAAG GACGGGAACGTGGAAAACCTAGACGAGTTGATAGAGAGCTTAAAGGGTCTGGGTCTTAAAGAATGGTTTAAGTTGAAGCCAAATGAAATAGAAGAGAGGCTGTTTGGAAGACCAGAGGAAGTGCCAGATAAGTTGGATTCGAAAAGGGAGGACAAGGAGCTGGGATATCTGCTAATAGAAACAGTTTCGAGGAACATGGAGCACCTGTTGGACATAGAGAGCTATTCACCAAGGTCAATACTATCCACAATATCGAAAAAC TTGAAAACAAGTTTATTTGAGGCGAgtgaaaataaatggtTGCCCAGCCAGTATATAAAGGAGATAATAGAAAGAGTGTGCAACAATAGAAGTGATGAAGTTGAATTGAAAGAGTATGTGGAAACGCCACTAAAACAAATG tTGTTGAGTGATTACAAATATAGTCAGCAAATAGGACCGATAATAATGACTAAACAGTCAAATAGAA AAAATTGGAAATGGGTAGCACCAAGTGTGGATGGCATATTTGACACAAACAggaatatgtatattagaaataaaagtaacTTGGACCCACAAATGAGACTGGATAACCTAAAAAGTTACATAGTATCAAGAAGGAGAATGAGAAGTATGACAAAGGAGGGAAGAGTGTATTTCATAAGAGTGGTGGTAGCAATAG GGGACGGTAACGGATATTTTGGAATGGGAATAGGATACGGAAACGACATCAACTCGGCGAAAAACTCAGGAATAGAAAACGGATTGAAGAACATGTACTTCATAGACTACGATCCATTTGAAAGTTTAACGACGCCAGTGCAAGGAAAGGAATATGGATCAAGGTGCGTGATTGAAGGAAGAGAGATGAGTAAAGGAGTTAAGAGTAACAGGAAGTTCCTGCCACTAGTGTACCTGATGGGACTGGACAACGTAAAGTTTAAACTCAGAGGAACTAATTCATGGGTGACGAGAATAAGGTCAATAAGAAAAGCGTTGGAGGCAATCATGTCGAGAAGAACAATAGGAAGAATGCTGGGAAAGAGGTACGCAGAAGTGTCAGCACCAGGAGACGACACAATACACTGGTCAGACGAGTGGTTTAACCCAATACTGAAGGAGTACcaaagtaaaattaataagcTGAAAAGAATGAGGTTCAAGTTCAGCAGAAAAAACAGATACAAGTACAACATACTGGTGCCGTCGGACGTGAAGTCAGTAGTGCCAAGTTACAACAGAAGAATGATGAACAAAGCActaaaaacagaaaaagaGTGA
- a CDS encoding uncharacterized protein (protein of unknown function DUF529 repeat containing protein), whose amino-acid sequence MRFIDTYKLLLACVCVFYSQKVAGSNANYDYQSLKLLTSDDGTLTNHDLKGSHKHSSRKYANSFNDQHQPEDYLDLPYVTIVTDPNQNNSNNIRNETALYTIDERPLSFYITFKPGVKCLELSYANKPVWTYYDNQETKLYPTELYFQRYEKRITVNFRTMYLEYEYYNGKWNLESNVVMNHVVKTGLTIVTADDEQGTNAKTNDTTKYRVSTHDYVVEYVFNEGAYCTEVRLQNQKVWKYEPGEAQKGFPKALYFHSDLGLIFADFQGLSSLFKCSQQGCKCISNHKTNGISLSNLKIVTQDPNNVNNQKENDTTQFVRKDEGYGHLFQMNKSARCTEVRYKNKTLWNHGYKSGDEYPEALFFNSYFRMIVLKFSGFQLIFMGLDKWRYITKPDLDPLSESDISLYTRDENSHLIENDKTQYEVVKYPYNMALLYNFEPGSRCEQLSFKGRTVWKRNQARLGNNYPTTIYVNRNMQLIMISGEKFFYVYGNLDKWREVFRTVDKGVQRGGFDKANLGDAGSLENYHYELDNKSDVSDLSSENSFSHSQHSDDSSDTDSDSGSDDSEDDDDDDEDARSDISEEESVFSSRGAKPSRRRHPHHHQMSESYMQERPTNRPSRQSLRREPPTPKQLYRLPNEKDDDDDEDDDDDDDEDGKPQKAKTPDKNNKTKSGGQTALMVSIMLLLLAGVVGGVATTFIMVKRRRSRMLLENQVSMLLLACVCVFYSQKVAGSNANYDYQSLKLLTSDDGTLTNSSENDQTKYIATSHSAGTQFTFNSGAKCVGVKYNGHIFWVHRTPEHGNDYPTSVFLDSQDHDVTVFFGNTWYYIYRLQSERYTLDSSKKPLSENERPQEIQLFVANGSNDQSQAQMPGSKYHVVSYYKVGEPKQVYYYFEENCDMVKCNGAPVWQHTSNSGYPISMTYLSDEMIMEFTDGYEVYKRINDTWELSRTDRTAQAQPEDQDQDGDSQGESGETADSASSLRGSSADANQGKAKSEKPKSGGSKFPDALADALVLVLMLSVIATVMVVLVLLMSVALSFFINKRAKAQTLMSGRVDYV is encoded by the exons ATGAGATTTATTGACACGTACAAGTTATTGTTAGCCTGcgtgtgtgttttttactCACAGAAGGTCGCAGGTTCAAACGCCAATTACGACTATCAGAGTCTAAAATTATTGACGTCGGATGATGGAACACTGACCAACCACGATTTAAAAGGCTCACATAAACATTCATCGAGAAAATATGCTAACAGTTTTAATGATCAACACCAGCCGGAAGATTATTTGGATCTTCCATACGtaactattgttactgATCCTAACCAAAACAACTCAAATAACATTAGAAATGAAACAGCATTGTACACAATAGACGAGCGCCCATTGTCGTtttatataacatttaaGCCGGGAGTAAAATGCCTTGAATTAAGCTACGCAAACAAGCCAGTATGGACGTACTACGACAATCAAGAAACCAAGTTATACCCAACGGAACTATATTTCCAAAGATACGAGAAGAGAATCACAGTAAACTTCAGAACTATGTATTTGGAATACGAGTACTATAACGGAAAATGGAACCTTGAGTCGAACGTAGTCATGAATCACGTAGTTAAAACAGGTTTAACAATCGTGACAGCCGATGATGAACAAGGAACCAACGCTAAGACAAATGATACAACAAAGTATAGAGTAAGCACGCACGACTATGTGGTGGAATATGTGTTCAACGAAGGAGCGTACTGCACAGAGGTCAGGTTGCAAAACCAGAAAGTATGGAAGTATGAGCCCGGCGAGGCACAGAAGGGGTTCCCGAAGGCGCTGTACTTCCACTCAGATTTAGGCCTAATTTTTGCAGATTTTCAAGGCTTGTCGTCCCTATTTAAGTGCAGCCAGCAAGGTTGCAAGTGTATTTCAAACCACAAAACTAACGGCATCTCGTTGTCAAACCTCAAAATAGTGACACAAGACCCAAATAACGTCAATAATCAAAAGGAAAACGACACGACGCAGTTCGTGAGAAAGGACGAAGGGTACGGCCACTTATTCCAAATGAATAAGTCAGCAAGATGCACGGAAGTAAGGTACAAAAATAAGACGTTGTGGAACCATGGATACAAGTCAGGAGACGAGTATCCAGAAGcattgttttttaactcGTACTTCAGAATgatagttttaaaattcagCGGCTTCCAGTTGATATTCATGGGCTTGGACAAGTGGAGGTACATAACGAAGCCAGACCTGGACCCGCTGTCAGAAAGTGACATATCACTGTACACGAGAGACGAGAATTCACATTTGATAGAAAACGACAAAACCCAGTACGAGGTGGTAAAATACCCATACAACATGGCGCTGCTTTACAATTTTGAGCCGGGATCGAGGTGCGAACAGCTAAGTTTTAAGGGCAGAACAGTGTGGAAGCGCAACCAGGCTCGTCTGGGAAATAACTACCCAACGACCATATACGTAAACAGAAATATGCAGCTGATCATGATCTCAGGAGAGAAGTTCTTCTACGTGTACGGCAACCTCGACAAGTGGAGAGAAGTCTTCAGAACAGTGGACAAGGGCGTCCAAAGAGGAGGGTTCGACAAGGCGAACTTGGGAGACGCTGGATCTCTTGAAAATTACCACTATGAATTGGATAATAAGTCAGACGTATCAGACTTGAGCTCCGAGAACTCATTCTCACATTCACAGCATTCTGACGATTCATCGGATACCGATAGCGACTCTGGCTCAGATGACAGTGAAGATGACGAtgacgacgacgaagaTGCACGCAGTGACATATCTGAGGAAGAATCCGTATTTTCGTCGAGAGGAGCTAAGCCATCTAGGAGAAGGCATCCGCATCACCACCAAATGTCAGAATCATACATGCAAGAACGTCCAACCAACCGTCCCTCGAGACAATCTTTGAGAAGGGAACCTCCAACGCCCAAGCAGTTGTATAGACTGCCCAACGAGAAGGACGATGACGATGATGAagacgacgacgacgatgaCGACGAAGACGGCAAGCCCCAAAAGGCCAAGACTCcagataaaaacaataagaCAAAATCAGGAGGACAAACTGCTCTCATGGTATCAATCATGCTGTTACTACTCGCTGGAGTAGTTGGAGGCGTGGCTACCACATTCATCATGGTCaaaagaaggaggagcaggatGCTGCTCGAGAATCAAGTGAGCATG TTATTGTTAGCCTGcgtgtgtgttttttactCACAGAAGGTCGCAGGTTCAAACGCCAATTACGACTATCAGAGTCTAAAATTATTGACGTCGGATGATGGAACACTGACCAACTCCTCTGAAAACGACCAAACAAAATACATTGCAACCTCCCACTCGGCTGGAACCCAGTTTACATTTAACTCCGGCGCTAAGTGTGTAGGAGTTAAGTACAACGGCCACATTTTCTGGGTCCACAGAACGCCCGAACACGGCAACGACTACCCAACTTCAGTTTTCCTCGACAGCCAGGATCACGATGTAACTGTGTTTTTCGGAAACACCTGGTACTATATCTATAGGCTTCAATCTGAAAGGTACACTTTGGACTCCTCAAAGAAGCCTCTTTCCGAGAATGAACGCCCCCAGGAGATTCAGCTGTTCGTCGCAAACGGCTCCAATGACCAGTCTCAGGCCCAAATGCCTGGCTCTAAGTACCACGTGGTATCCTACTACAAGGTTGGTGAGCCCAAACAGGTGTACTACTACTTCGAAGAGAACTGCGACATGGTCAAGTGCAACGGCGCTCCCGTTTGGCAGCATACTTCGAACTCTGGATATCCCATCTCAATGACTTACTTGAGCGACGAAATGATAATGGAATTCACCGACGGCTACGAGGTGTACAAAAGAATTAACGACACCTGGGAACTCTCCAGAACCGATCGCACAGCTCAGGCTCAGCCCGAGGATCAAGACCAGGACGGCGACAGCCAGGGCGAGTCTGGCGAGACTGCCGACTCTGCTTCTTCGTTGAGGGGCAGCTCAGCTGACGCCAACCAGGGCAAGGCCAAGTCCGAGAAGCCAAAGAGTGGAGGCTCCAAGTTCCCCGACGCCCTGGCCGATGCGCTCGTCCTTGTTCTTATGCTCTCAGTCATTGCAACTGTAATGGTCGTGTTGGTCTTGTTGATGTCCGTCGCACTGTCCTTCTTCATCAACAAGAGGGCCAAGGCCCAAACTTTAATGTCCGGCAGGGTCGACTacgtttaa
- a CDS encoding uncharacterized protein (DNA polymerase, beta-like region domain containing protein) — protein sequence MFMFSCKRCVNLRYYENVIKLVNAKSFNTRAVGYSHNVSRFISNKSTNFESKDPFESVNLTYEKVESDSDVYDEDEYLYPESLNSISNLPLHNVISHSSGLKNEDLENDANSDDLSDVIANNVSDIDLKIRNTEIAQFLERALRDQVNPKCSVSLFGSAINGLWTEGSDLDVCVEIPNVNSRSAVIRNLRRIATVLSPLSPTRVIQNRFTAKIPILNWRRDSKKRPVKIVEESLNKQEILDFECESIPSIDISVNNVLAVANSILVGSYVSFEPRVRGLILLLKMWAKSKGINDRSRGTLSSFAISLMVIHFLQNCSPPLLPSLQDLAFSTNEPPNYVAGVDCRFSTDMNKIRAELNFLSKGKANTLDDRTLLINFFRYYGWYNLHSQGKPILIRSVDLSEFNMRLGTDTEDPDANLEKSTLGGPYLHVDNPFEIGIDVANISIHQRSRITNEFRKAYQTLRAGSTLKSLLSKS from the exons atgtttatgttttcctGTAAAaggtgtgtaaatttaCGTTATTACGAAAATGTTATAAAGCTGGTTAATGCCAAGAGTTTTAATACGAGAGCTGTTGGCTACTCTCATAATGTTAGTAGATTTATATCGAACAAATCTACAAATTTTGAGTCAAAAGACCCTTTTGAGTCAGTTAATTTGACATATGAGAAGGTTGAATCTGATTCAGATGTTTATGACGAAGATGAATACTTGTACCCTGAATCGCTCAATAGTATAAGTAATCTGCCCCTTCATAATGTAATATCGCACAGTAGTGGCTTGAAGAATGAAGATTTGGAAAATGACGCTAATTCTGATGATTTGTCTGATGTAATCGCTAATAATGTTAGTGACATTGATTTGAAAATTAGGAATACGGAAATTGCGCAATTCTTGGAGAGGGCGCTGAGGGATCAAGTGAATCCCAAGTGCTCAGTGTCGTTGTTTGGAAGCGCAATAAATGGACTGTGGACGGAAGGGAGCGACCTGGACGTGTGTGTGGAGATACCAAACGTTAATTCCAGGAGCGCCGTAATAAGGAACTTGAGGAGAATAGCGACGGTGCTAAGTCCACTGTCTCCAACAAGAGTGATTCAAAACAGGTTTACGGCCAAAATACCAATACTTAATTGGAGAAGGGACAGCAAGAAGAGGCCTGTGAAGATAGTCGAAgaaagtttaaataaacaag AAATTTTGGATTTTGAGTGCGAAAGCATCCCTTCGATTGATATTTCGGTAAATAACGTTTTGGCGGTGGCGAATAGTATTCTGGTCGGGAGCTACGTCTCGTTTGAGCCGAGAGTGAGGGGCCTGATACTGTTGTTGAAAATGTGGGCCAAAAGTAAAGGAATAAACGACCGCTCGCGTGGAACATTGAGTTCGTTTGCGATTTCGCTGATGGTAATCCATTTCTTGCAGAATTGTAGCCCACCTCTATTGCCATCGCTTCAAGACTTGGCGTTCTCGACGAATGAGCCCCCAAACTACGTAGCAGGAGTGGACTGTAGATTCTCAACGgatatgaataaaattaggGCAGAATTGAACTTTTTATCCAAAGGAAAGGCTAACACTCTGGACGATAGGACgcttttaattaattttttcag GTACTACGGCTGGTATAACTTGCACTCCCAAGGGAAGCCGATCCTGATCAGAAGCGTTGATTTGTCGGAATTTAACATGAGACTGGGCACCGACACGGAGGACCCAGATGCAAATTTGGAAAAGTCAACGCTAGGTGGCCCGTATTTACATGTTGACAACCCCTTTGAAATAGGGATTGACGTGGCTAATATATCCATTCACCAGAGAAGCAGAATAACAAATGAGTTCAGAAAGGCCTATCAGACACTCCGGGCAGGTAGCACACTTAAGTCGCTACTGAGCAAAAGCTAA
- a CDS encoding chaperonin HSP60 produces MILSTLRSKYPIKNPFNISNKIRNIRTQYRYISKEIRHGTECRQGLLSGCNQLVDAVSVTLGPKGRNVIISSSFGPPKITKDGVTVAKSIELPGKLENMGAQLIKQVSSNTNDKAGDGTTTAAVLARAIFKRGCKLVDSGLNPMDLLRGINVAIEKVTGFLDGLKKEVTTDEEILNVATISANGDQVVGKLITDAMNKVGKDGTITVAEGKTLNHELEVVEGIKWDRGYISPHFVTNVKDMKVEFDRPYVLLCNEKVSNVKTVLPILEHVLQQQAPLLIVSEDVDGDALAMLIVNKLRLGIKVCAVKAPGFGEHRKATLLDIAEMTGATALGDNENFKQQEDDMVSYLGRAKSVTVTKDHTIIVEGMGDKARVEERCEGLRSLIKVTESEYERDKLKERLARLTGGVAIIKVGGASEVEVNEVKDRVEDALCATKAAVEGGIVPGGGTALFYASKVLDELKTKNYDQKMGVDIVRQAIQEPMKQIATNAGYEGSVIADTLMKENDHSKGFNAQTGKFCNMFKEGILDPTKVVKTALTDAASVASLMTTSEVAIFENKAEKNEEQQGNQMY; encoded by the exons ATGATTTTGTCAACTTTACGCAGTAAATATCCTATAAAAAACCCGTTTAATATTTCCAATAAAATCAGAAATATAAGGACCCAGTACCGTTATATTAGCAAGGAAATAAGACACGGAACAGAATGCAGGCAAGGCCTATTATCAGGGTGTAACCAACTAGTAGATGCAGTAAGCGTAACCCTAGGACCAAAGGGACGCAACGTGATAatatcatcttcatttGGGCCtccaaaaataacaaaggATGGAGTGACAGTCGCAAAGTCAATAGAGCTCCCAGGGAAACTGGAAAACATGGGAGCACAATTGATCAAACAAGTGTCATCGAATACAAATGATAAGGCAGGAGACggaacaacaacagcagcagTGCTGGCGAGAGCAATATTTAAGAGAGGGTGTAAGTTGGTCGATTCAGGACTTAATCCAATGGATTTGTTGAGAG GGATCAATGTGGCAATTGAGAAGGTGACAGGGTTCCTGGACGGCCTGAAAAAGGAAGTGACGACGGACGAGGAAATATTGAACGTAGCAACGATATCAGCGAACGGAGACCAGGTGGTGGGAAAACTAATCACGGACGCAATGAATAAG GTGGGAAAGGACGGAACGATAACAGTGGCAGAGGGGAAGACGCTAAACCACGAGCTGGAAGTAGTGGAGGGGATTAAGTGGGACCGAGGCTACATATCGCCGCACTTCGTAACGAACGTGAAGGACATGAAGGTGGAGTTTGATAGGCCCTACGTGCTTCTGTGCAACGAAAAGGTGTCAAACGTTAAGACAGTGCTGCCAATACTGGAGCACGtgctgcagcagcaggcGCCGCTGTTGATAGTGTCGGAGGACGTGGACGGAGACGCACTGGCAATGCTGATAGTGAATAAGCTGCGTCTGGGCATAAAGGTTTGCGCAGTGAAGGCACCAG GATTCGGAGAACACCGCAAAGcgacgctgctggacatAGCAGAAATGACAGGAGCAACTGCACTGGGAGACAACGAAAATTTTAAGCAGCAGGAGGACGACATGGTCTCGTACCTGGGAAGAGCAAAGAGCGTGACGGTGACGAAGGACCACACTATCATCGTAGAGGGCATGGGAGACAAGGCGCGAGTGGAGGAGCGCTGCGAAGGACTTAGGTCACTAATTAAAGTGACGGAGTCAGAATACGAGAGAgataagctgaaggagagGCTAGCAAGACTAACAGGAGGAGTGGCAATAATAAAG GTTGGAGGAGCGAGTGAAGTGGAAGTGAATGAAGTAAAAGATAGAGTAGAAGACGCACTTTGCGCAACAAAAGCAGCAGTGGAG GGAGGCATAGTGCCAGGAGGAGGAACAGCATTGTTTTACGCAAGTAAAGTGCTGGATGAGCTTAAAACGAAAAACTATGATCAGAAAATGGGAGTAGATATAGTGCGTCAAGCAATACAAGAACCAATGAAACAAATAGCAACAAACGCAGGCTACGAAGGATCAGTGATAGCTGACACACTAATGAAAGAAAATGATCATAGTAAAGGATTCAACGCACAAACAGGAAAGTTCTGTAACATGTTTAAAGAAG gAATACTGGATCCAACCAAAGTAGTTAAAACAGCACTGACAGACGCAGCATCAGTAGCATCACTAATGACGACCTCAGAAGTAGCAATATTCGAAAATAAAgcagaaaaaaatgaagaacaacaaggaaatcaaatgtattaa